From the genome of Muricauda sp. SCSIO 64092, one region includes:
- a CDS encoding S41 family peptidase encodes MRLGFTIFLTFLFISCQQEQPKPEGVNGTWESLGSGWVLQIKDSTEYALYDVTTISCLPNRKADLSEIMDGLLLKNDTLSLQKGVITYRFTRTHAIPKLCSETLSHSRQNDPLYNFEVFAETVKTHYAFMELNRIDWTSLYLDQKGKLEANPTQITLYNVLDDTLDKLNDNHAYLEATDGLYAALEEEKEEGEEEPKGNDLAEYGDLQIAGMVKDHFLQEELTKDSKLIQWGKLTDDIGYIQVMTMWLHADLNVPQDLIDKNGYLDAYVKTFSQMYEGDYIKKEAEAVRTIMANAMKDLSTMESIVIDVRFNGGGQDAVSFEILNRFTKGKLHIANQKLHFGKDFSPVLPLYLEGTPKAFTKPVFVLTSPQTGSAAEAFSIATMSMPHIKRIGSATQGALSTALEKTLPNGWAFSISNEVYMDPQGNVYENKGVPVDYELDYPRERQPFFRAVAHDLEKDKRDILDAIGVLANQ; translated from the coding sequence TCATGCCAACAGGAACAACCAAAACCAGAGGGGGTCAATGGGACTTGGGAGTCCCTAGGTTCGGGCTGGGTACTCCAAATTAAGGACAGTACCGAATATGCCCTTTATGATGTTACTACCATTTCATGCCTCCCCAATCGTAAAGCCGACCTTTCTGAAATTATGGACGGCCTTCTTTTAAAAAACGATACGCTCTCATTGCAAAAAGGGGTGATCACCTATCGGTTTACAAGAACCCATGCCATCCCCAAATTATGCTCGGAAACCTTATCCCACAGCAGGCAAAATGATCCACTGTACAACTTTGAGGTCTTTGCGGAAACGGTTAAAACACATTATGCCTTTATGGAGTTGAACCGTATTGATTGGACTTCACTTTATCTGGACCAAAAAGGGAAACTGGAGGCCAATCCCACCCAGATAACCCTCTATAATGTACTGGACGACACCTTGGACAAACTCAATGACAACCATGCGTACCTGGAAGCAACGGATGGGTTATATGCGGCATTGGAAGAGGAAAAAGAAGAAGGAGAGGAAGAACCCAAAGGAAATGATTTGGCAGAATATGGTGATTTGCAGATTGCCGGAATGGTCAAAGATCATTTTCTGCAAGAGGAACTGACAAAGGATTCCAAACTGATCCAATGGGGAAAGCTCACAGATGACATCGGTTATATTCAGGTAATGACCATGTGGCTCCACGCCGATTTGAATGTTCCCCAGGACCTGATCGATAAGAACGGTTATCTGGATGCCTATGTAAAGACCTTTTCACAAATGTATGAGGGGGATTACATCAAAAAAGAGGCCGAAGCCGTTCGGACCATTATGGCCAATGCGATGAAGGATCTGTCCACAATGGAAAGTATTGTCATTGACGTACGATTTAACGGTGGTGGGCAAGATGCGGTCAGTTTTGAGATTTTGAATCGGTTCACCAAAGGGAAACTGCATATTGCCAATCAAAAACTGCATTTTGGAAAGGATTTTTCACCCGTGCTACCTTTATATCTGGAAGGTACACCAAAAGCCTTTACCAAACCTGTTTTTGTATTGACCTCCCCCCAAACCGGGAGCGCTGCCGAAGCCTTTTCCATTGCCACCATGTCCATGCCACATATCAAGCGAATTGGTTCGGCCACCCAAGGGGCCCTATCAACGGCCCTGGAGAAAACATTGCCCAACGGATGGGCTTTTTCCATTTCTAACGAAGTCTATATGGATCCCCAAGGAAATGTCTATGAAAACAAAGGGGTTCCCGTGGATTATGAACTTGATTATCCCAGGGAACGACAGCCTTTTTTTAGGGCAGTGGCCCATGATTTGGAAAAGGACAAACGGGATATTTTAGATGCCATCGGTGTATTAGCAAACCAATAA
- a CDS encoding AraC family transcriptional regulator, with protein sequence MTKISNDAHREIIQMGSHDSFLVFDRTKEKFDFPLHYHPEFELNYISNGAGLRRVVGNSISEIGDKELVLIGSNLEHCWEQHNCSAKQIHEITVQFQNTLLPENLLMRGIMRPIRKMLEKSRRGIVFSGRAIQNVETRLLNVTKLDGFDYFTELLSILYDLAISRNQVMLSTAMAKIENGRDNEKLDKVYIFIEKNYGRKLTLKELSDFSNMTPVSFNRFIKKHTGKTFVEYLNDVRIGNACRRLIERDDSISTVAYACGFHSIANFNRTFKRIKGSTPTKFRSDFWGIKKVL encoded by the coding sequence ATGACTAAAATTTCCAATGATGCACATCGGGAAATAATTCAAATGGGATCCCACGACAGTTTTTTGGTATTTGACAGGACCAAGGAAAAATTTGATTTTCCCCTGCATTACCATCCGGAATTTGAGTTGAATTATATTTCCAATGGAGCGGGTCTTAGAAGGGTAGTTGGAAACAGCATTTCTGAAATTGGGGATAAAGAATTGGTTCTGATCGGTTCAAATTTGGAACACTGTTGGGAACAACACAATTGTTCTGCAAAGCAAATACATGAGATCACGGTACAGTTCCAGAATACGTTGCTTCCAGAAAATTTGCTGATGCGGGGTATTATGAGACCCATTAGGAAGATGTTGGAGAAATCAAGAAGGGGAATCGTGTTTTCCGGCCGGGCCATCCAAAATGTTGAAACCAGACTCTTGAATGTGACCAAACTGGATGGGTTCGATTATTTTACGGAATTGTTGTCCATATTATATGACCTGGCCATTTCCAGAAATCAAGTAATGCTATCAACAGCAATGGCAAAAATTGAAAATGGCCGGGACAATGAAAAACTCGATAAAGTTTACATTTTTATTGAAAAAAACTACGGCCGGAAATTGACACTAAAGGAATTATCGGATTTTTCAAATATGACCCCGGTTTCCTTTAATAGGTTCATTAAAAAACATACGGGGAAAACTTTTGTGGAATACCTTAATGATGTTAGGATTGGCAATGCATGTCGACGGCTGATCGAACGTGACGACAGCATTTCTACCGTAGCCTATGCCTGTGGTTTCCATAGTATTGCGAATTTTAACCGAACCTTTAAAAGAATCAAGGGATCTACGCCTACAAAATTCCGAAGTGATTTCTGGGGCATAAAAAAGGTGCTTTAA